The Verrucomicrobiia bacterium genome contains a region encoding:
- the rph gene encoding ribonuclease PH: MAQPTLVSPGRYDGRPADALRSIRFENGIAPHAAGSTLIHWGSTRVICGVTVDEGVPRWMKEQQVPGGWLTAEYSMLPYSTTERKARDITRGRLDGRSSEIQRLIGRALRAAVDLEKLGQRTLWIDCDVLQADGGTRTAAITGAWVALQLALQQLIANGDLVSSPVVDQVAAVSVGIVGGRPLLDLCYVEDAAATVDMNLVMTGGGRFIEVQGSGEEATFSGDELTAMLELGRTGIASLVALQQAAIAG; encoded by the coding sequence ATGGCTCAACCCACCCTGGTGTCGCCCGGCCGCTACGACGGGCGCCCCGCCGACGCCCTCCGCTCCATCCGCTTCGAGAATGGCATCGCTCCGCACGCCGCCGGCTCGACCCTCATCCACTGGGGCAGCACCCGGGTCATTTGCGGCGTCACGGTGGATGAAGGGGTGCCGCGCTGGATGAAGGAGCAGCAGGTGCCGGGCGGATGGCTCACCGCCGAGTACTCGATGCTTCCCTACTCGACCACCGAGCGAAAGGCGCGTGACATTACCCGGGGTCGCCTCGACGGACGCTCCAGCGAAATCCAGCGGCTGATCGGCCGCGCGCTCCGTGCTGCGGTGGACCTCGAGAAGCTGGGCCAGCGCACCCTGTGGATCGACTGCGATGTCCTTCAGGCCGATGGTGGAACCCGCACCGCCGCCATCACCGGCGCCTGGGTCGCCCTCCAGCTCGCCCTCCAGCAACTCATCGCCAACGGCGACCTCGTCTCCAGTCCCGTCGTCGATCAGGTTGCCGCGGTGAGCGTCGGCATCGTGGGTGGACGGCCCCTGCTCGACCTCTGCTATGTCGAGGATGCCGCGGCGACGGTGGACATGAACCTCGTCATGACCGGAGGTGGCAGGTTCATCGAAGTCCAGGGCTCCGGGGAGGAAGCCACCTTCAGCGGAGACGAACTGACGGCCATGCTCGAGCTTGGAAGGACAGGCATCGCCTCGCTGGTGGCCCTTCAGCAGGCGGCGATCGCCGGCTGA
- a CDS encoding CHASE3 domain-containing protein: MFRQPSNEVYRTVVVVWLTLSAASVVLAAITWIELSRHIEASRQAAAIQAELDAVFQVVLDTETSQRGFTLTGDDAFLVPLEVGEEQLPARFERLIELTRGDAASLQRIMDLRVQAQLLLNHHQSVVLARQHAGYLAAAEIVMTGDGRRMMETLRTQVAEIRGMRSDLLSDDGAQARAQMFRAVLTSLLAGVLGIGAGLFAFRLSRLSIRHQERERELVEARLEAERSSREKTVFLANMSHEIRTPMNAILGFSELLSGDLTEPRHRQYLSSIRSSARSLLQLINDILDMSKIEAGVMELHPEPTDPAELCGFVRSVFSEAAARKGVPLECEVAAEVPRSLLLDRIRLRQILINLVGNALKFTDRGWVRVRVPWEPPSSDGRVNLTIEVSDTGVGIPPDRLEAIFEPFVQAGADREKEREGTGLGLAIVRRLTEAMGGTVSVTSQPGEGSTFRLRLPGLTVSPRLPAEEGAPEEDDTDFNRLAGALVLVVDDNRINCDLVAGMFEGSHHRLEFGHNGEEAVAKARLLRPDVILMDVRMPGMDGRAALAAIRQTPGFDLLPVIAVTASSLADEEEGLKRQFSGYLQKPFTRRDLFAELAQFLPRAAGTPPNASHTGTARPAEAVSGAPDSPGQPTPASLAVTLARLHREVWPRLREMPAFNACRDFARELESVGHELERADLIDYARTLREHAENYAVVELEEHLGRFGELADRLEARPTS; encoded by the coding sequence ATGTTTCGACAACCCAGCAACGAGGTGTACCGGACGGTGGTGGTGGTCTGGCTGACGCTGTCGGCGGCGAGCGTCGTGCTGGCCGCCATCACGTGGATCGAGCTATCGAGGCATATCGAGGCATCCCGGCAGGCGGCCGCCATCCAGGCGGAACTGGACGCCGTGTTCCAGGTGGTGCTGGACACCGAGACCAGCCAGCGGGGCTTCACGTTGACGGGCGACGATGCCTTCCTGGTGCCGCTCGAGGTGGGGGAGGAGCAGCTTCCGGCGCGGTTCGAGCGCCTGATCGAGCTGACCCGTGGCGACGCGGCCTCGCTTCAGAGGATCATGGATCTGCGCGTGCAGGCCCAGCTTCTGCTGAACCATCACCAGTCCGTGGTGCTGGCGCGCCAGCATGCCGGCTACCTTGCGGCGGCGGAAATCGTCATGACCGGGGACGGCCGGAGGATGATGGAAACGCTGCGGACGCAGGTGGCCGAGATCCGCGGGATGCGGTCGGACCTGCTGTCGGACGACGGGGCGCAGGCCCGGGCGCAGATGTTCCGGGCGGTGCTGACCAGCCTGCTGGCCGGGGTGCTGGGGATCGGGGCGGGTCTCTTTGCCTTCCGACTGTCGCGTCTGAGCATCCGGCACCAGGAACGGGAGCGGGAACTGGTGGAGGCCAGGCTCGAAGCGGAACGGAGCAGCCGGGAGAAGACGGTCTTCCTGGCCAACATGAGTCACGAGATCCGGACTCCAATGAACGCCATCCTGGGCTTCAGCGAATTGCTCAGCGGCGACCTCACCGAACCGCGCCACCGCCAGTACCTCTCCTCGATCCGGTCCAGCGCCCGGTCGCTGCTCCAGCTCATCAACGACATTCTCGACATGTCGAAGATCGAAGCCGGGGTCATGGAACTGCACCCCGAGCCCACCGACCCGGCCGAGCTTTGTGGATTTGTCCGCTCGGTGTTCAGCGAGGCCGCGGCGCGCAAGGGCGTGCCCCTGGAGTGCGAGGTGGCCGCCGAGGTCCCCCGATCGCTGCTGCTCGACCGGATCCGGCTCCGACAGATCCTGATCAACCTCGTCGGAAACGCGCTCAAGTTCACCGACCGCGGCTGGGTCCGCGTCCGGGTCCCGTGGGAACCGCCGTCCTCGGACGGACGGGTGAACCTCACGATCGAGGTTTCCGACACCGGGGTGGGCATCCCGCCCGACCGCCTGGAGGCCATCTTCGAGCCGTTCGTCCAGGCGGGCGCAGACCGCGAGAAGGAGCGGGAGGGCACCGGATTGGGCCTCGCCATCGTGCGCCGCCTCACCGAAGCCATGGGAGGCACGGTGAGTGTGACCAGCCAGCCCGGCGAGGGATCGACCTTCCGGCTGCGGTTGCCCGGCCTGACCGTCTCGCCGCGCCTGCCGGCGGAGGAAGGCGCGCCGGAGGAGGACGACACGGATTTCAACAGGCTCGCCGGGGCGCTGGTCCTGGTGGTGGACGACAACCGGATCAACTGCGACCTGGTGGCCGGCATGTTCGAGGGATCGCATCACCGGCTTGAGTTTGGCCACAACGGAGAGGAGGCCGTGGCCAAGGCCCGCCTCCTCCGGCCGGACGTCATCCTCATGGATGTGCGGATGCCCGGCATGGACGGCCGGGCGGCCCTCGCGGCCATCCGGCAGACGCCGGGCTTCGACCTGCTGCCGGTGATCGCAGTCACGGCTTCGAGCCTCGCGGACGAGGAGGAGGGCTTGAAGAGACAGTTCAGCGGCTACCTGCAAAAGCCCTTCACCCGGCGCGATCTCTTCGCGGAACTGGCCCAGTTCCTTCCCCGGGCCGCAGGGACGCCCCCGAACGCTTCGCACACGGGAACCGCCCGACCTGCCGAGGCGGTTTCCGGCGCCCCGGACTCCCCAGGACAGCCCACGCCGGCCTCGCTGGCCGTGACACTGGCACGGTTGCATCGCGAGGTCTGGCCACGGTTGCGCGAGATGCCCGCCTTCAATGCGTGCCGCGACTTCGCCCGGGAACTGGAGTCGGTCGGGCATGAACTCGAGCGTGCGGACCTGATCGACTACGCCCGGACCCTGCGGGAACACGCCGAGAACTACGCGGTCGTGGAACTCGAGGAACACCTCGGCCGGTTCGGGGAACTGGCGGACCGGCTGGAGGCCCGACCGACATCATGA
- a CDS encoding hybrid sensor histidine kinase/response regulator — MNGHPGSSAATPIQDPPARILVVDDQPATIQLAGTVLGKLGHEIVPAANGPTALRRLGLHPPDLILLDLLMPEMDGCELCRRIRDRPEWRDIPVIFLSAADDPDLVVKALEAGGTDYVTKPFHQAELILRVRTQLALKFARDRLARLAEDKDELLGILAHDLKNHLGGMQMSAQLLHDRVIRQGDNRLIRLADNLRHASDRMLGFVRGFLANMAADRESVLPPGTVDLAAVTRTVTERNLEAARRKGIAMQTHLPGHPVKGYGHAESLDRVLDNLISNAIKFSPPGRMVEVSVEDHPDWIECRVRDQGPGFQPEDRARLFQRYGRLSARPTAGEPSTGLGLAISHKLVTAMHGEIRVEGEPGEGARITVRLPRRNVP, encoded by the coding sequence ATGAACGGCCATCCCGGTTCCAGCGCCGCAACACCGATCCAGGATCCGCCCGCCCGCATCCTGGTGGTGGACGATCAACCGGCCACCATCCAGCTGGCGGGCACCGTGCTCGGGAAACTCGGCCATGAGATCGTCCCCGCCGCCAATGGCCCGACCGCCCTCCGGCGACTGGGGCTCCATCCCCCTGACCTGATCCTGCTCGACCTTCTGATGCCGGAGATGGACGGCTGCGAGCTGTGCCGGAGAATCCGCGACCGCCCGGAGTGGCGCGATATCCCCGTCATCTTCCTGTCCGCGGCCGACGATCCGGATCTGGTGGTGAAGGCGCTCGAGGCGGGCGGAACGGATTACGTGACCAAGCCGTTCCACCAGGCGGAACTCATCCTGCGGGTGCGGACCCAGCTTGCCCTGAAGTTTGCCCGGGACCGGCTGGCGCGGCTGGCGGAGGACAAGGACGAGCTGCTGGGAATCCTGGCCCACGACCTGAAGAACCACCTTGGCGGCATGCAGATGAGCGCCCAATTGCTCCACGACCGTGTGATCCGGCAGGGCGACAACCGACTGATCCGTCTGGCCGACAACCTCCGGCACGCGAGCGACCGGATGCTGGGTTTCGTCCGCGGTTTCCTCGCCAACATGGCGGCCGACCGGGAATCGGTGCTTCCTCCCGGCACCGTGGACCTGGCCGCCGTCACCCGAACCGTGACCGAGCGCAATCTCGAGGCCGCGCGCCGCAAGGGCATCGCCATGCAGACGCACCTGCCCGGGCACCCGGTGAAGGGGTACGGCCACGCCGAATCCCTCGACCGGGTTCTCGACAACCTGATCTCCAACGCCATCAAATTCTCCCCCCCGGGCCGCATGGTCGAGGTCTCGGTGGAAGACCATCCCGACTGGATCGAGTGCCGGGTGCGGGACCAGGGACCCGGGTTCCAACCGGAGGATCGCGCCAGGCTGTTCCAGCGCTACGGACGCCTCTCGGCCCGTCCGACCGCAGGGGAACCCTCCACCGGACTTGGCCTCGCCATCTCGCACAAGCTGGTCACCGCGATGCACGGCGAAATCCGGGTCGAAGGCGAACCCGGCGAGGGCGCGCGGATCACCGTGCGCCTTCCCCGCCGCAACGTCCCGTGA